The following are from one region of the Nostoc cf. commune SO-36 genome:
- the pgeF gene encoding peptidoglycan editing factor PgeF, which produces MHTWHWHNWEGLPYLTCNILEHWHHGFFTQQFWPRSPQVITEVLQPEASVYRLKQVHGNTVLTPQEVESFLSSAEEDLASADGLMSEQPLQAVWVASADCTPVLIGDVKTGRVAALHAGWRGTAKKIVPLAIARLQSQGSKLDDLRIAMGPAIAGEVYQVSIEVAAEIGASIIPDEDEEKILTALHELPNSPLLEDPNPGKVRLDVRRVNTLQLENMGISAEQIAIAPYCTFQTPEHFFSYRREKEKKVQWSGIVSGKR; this is translated from the coding sequence ATGCACACTTGGCACTGGCACAATTGGGAAGGACTCCCTTATCTAACTTGTAATATTCTGGAACATTGGCATCACGGCTTCTTTACCCAGCAGTTTTGGCCGCGATCGCCACAAGTTATCACAGAAGTATTGCAACCAGAGGCATCAGTCTATCGCTTAAAGCAGGTTCATGGCAATACTGTTCTCACCCCTCAAGAAGTTGAGAGCTTCTTAAGCTCTGCTGAGGAGGATTTAGCGTCGGCGGATGGTTTAATGAGTGAGCAGCCTCTACAAGCCGTTTGGGTAGCTAGTGCAGATTGTACACCCGTGCTGATTGGGGATGTGAAAACTGGACGGGTGGCAGCATTACACGCAGGCTGGCGAGGGACTGCCAAGAAGATTGTCCCCTTAGCGATCGCTCGATTACAATCTCAAGGCAGTAAGCTTGATGATTTACGTATTGCGATGGGGCCAGCGATCGCTGGTGAAGTTTACCAAGTCTCTATCGAAGTGGCTGCCGAAATTGGGGCTAGTATTATACCAGATGAAGACGAAGAAAAAATTTTAACTGCATTACATGAATTACCAAATTCACCCTTATTGGAAGACCCCAATCCAGGAAAGGTAAGGTTAGATGTCCGGCGAGTGAATACCTTACAACTGGAAAATATGGGAATTAGTGCAGAACAAATTGCGATCGCACCTTATTGTACTTTCCAAACTCCAGAGCATTTCTTTTCTTACCGCCGGGAGAAAGAGAAAAAAGTTCAATGGTCTGGGATTGTTAGCGGTAAAAGGTAA
- the csaB gene encoding polysaccharide pyruvyl transferase CsaB, protein MRALLSGYYGKGNGGDEALLATLLQMLPSHVTPVVLSGNPEETRDRYNVETCDRMATLPVLQALRSSDALIWGGGSLIQDVTSTISPFYYGGLMALAQRMGLKTVAWAQGIGPLLRPQTRWLARQTFGNCTKISVRDRASAALLSDWQIPCIIAPDPVWALESKPVPGLWDLPAPRVAVTLRSHPQLTETRLSNLTRALVDFQKATQTFILLLPFQKSEDLSIAEAIQPHLKDVSKILCLEDPQLLKGVFRGVEMAIGMRLHSLIMAAAEGCRCFALSYDPKVNRLMEDLEIPGWDLASLPDDPNFISLTWMELYANGDPLSPNQIQSLVDRALMHRELLSQALCNK, encoded by the coding sequence ATGCGGGCGTTATTATCTGGATATTACGGTAAAGGTAATGGTGGTGACGAAGCTTTGTTGGCAACGCTTTTGCAAATGTTACCATCTCATGTAACCCCTGTGGTACTTTCGGGGAATCCAGAGGAAACGCGCGATCGCTACAATGTAGAAACCTGCGATCGCATGGCTACTTTACCTGTACTGCAAGCTTTACGCTCAAGTGATGCCTTGATTTGGGGCGGCGGGAGTCTCATCCAAGATGTTACTAGTACTATCAGCCCATTTTATTATGGCGGACTGATGGCATTGGCGCAGAGAATGGGTTTGAAAACTGTTGCTTGGGCGCAAGGTATTGGCCCATTACTACGTCCGCAAACTCGTTGGTTGGCACGGCAAACCTTTGGTAATTGTACCAAAATTAGTGTCCGCGATCGCGCCAGTGCTGCTTTATTGTCTGATTGGCAAATTCCTTGTATTATAGCTCCTGACCCGGTTTGGGCATTGGAATCTAAACCAGTACCGGGACTTTGGGATTTACCTGCGCCGAGGGTTGCGGTAACGTTGCGATCGCATCCACAACTTACAGAAACACGCCTATCAAACTTAACCCGTGCTTTAGTTGACTTCCAAAAAGCTACGCAAACTTTTATCTTACTACTGCCATTTCAAAAAAGTGAAGATTTAAGTATTGCCGAAGCGATTCAACCACACCTTAAAGATGTTAGCAAGATTTTATGTCTGGAAGATCCACAACTTTTGAAAGGTGTGTTTCGCGGCGTGGAAATGGCAATTGGGATGCGTCTACACAGCTTGATTATGGCTGCTGCTGAAGGTTGTCGCTGCTTTGCTCTCAGTTATGATCCCAAAGTAAATCGTCTCATGGAAGACTTGGAAATACCAGGATGGGATTTAGCTAGTTTACCAGATGACCCCAACTTCATTAGTCTGACTTGGATGGAGCTTTACGCTAATGGCGATCCGTTATCACCAAACCAAATACAATCTTTAGTCGATAGGGCATTAATGCACCGCGAGTTGTTGAGCCAGGCTTTATGTAATAAATAA
- a CDS encoding glycosyltransferase family 87 protein: MISFGFWNLIIVILVALVLKNNWRLEDDEKAAWENSLFLKSSVIQWLIQFFRKPIVNFLIQTAIVLVVTRFLCYTGWLIYFLNQPDPPLWDFKWYYVASKLAHQHLSPFNAEIFNQSFCTITKVCGFIPPFVYPPNVIPLLWFLAYFSMNTAFKIWLVMHILAIALALWGANILLESKSQALRTICTISVALIYGVVRDLQVANVAIFIAILILWMFIWARKNQDIPAGVCLGIALCKPTLAALFVLYFLLKRRFSLVFVSIITVTCLAFLGLALTGNSLTQFVSDAFHGFSLWQNDPSVSPYISISRLDLMVVGPRLLPNNPFFAKLLSNLIVLILLGLVGWYWYLQQSLTNWSKKMYLAEIAIVSCLSIGITYSQETSSVMLIPAVVFLLNDLLYQIRNCKFSRRRMSIWLAGVCCLAVQTAVIHGWLIHSLAKRWNVKAGELPYIMKITIFALPSYAVLGITLSILVLAISSLRQKQVIKFEPLKRIEI, encoded by the coding sequence ATGATAAGCTTTGGCTTTTGGAACCTAATCATAGTAATTTTAGTTGCTTTAGTTCTTAAAAATAATTGGCGATTAGAAGATGATGAAAAGGCAGCTTGGGAAAATTCTTTATTCTTAAAATCTTCAGTTATCCAATGGTTGATACAATTTTTTCGTAAACCAATTGTTAACTTCCTCATCCAAACAGCTATTGTATTAGTCGTTACAAGATTCCTCTGTTATACAGGTTGGCTAATTTATTTTCTAAACCAGCCAGATCCACCTTTATGGGATTTTAAATGGTATTATGTGGCGAGTAAATTGGCTCATCAACATTTGAGTCCTTTTAATGCCGAGATTTTTAATCAAAGTTTCTGCACCATAACTAAGGTGTGTGGCTTTATTCCGCCGTTTGTCTATCCACCTAATGTTATTCCCCTCCTCTGGTTTCTCGCTTATTTTTCGATGAATACTGCATTTAAAATCTGGCTTGTGATGCATATATTAGCAATCGCTTTGGCTTTATGGGGGGCGAATATCCTGCTGGAGTCGAAGTCGCAAGCTTTGAGAACTATTTGCACAATTTCGGTTGCCTTAATTTATGGCGTAGTTCGCGATCTTCAAGTTGCTAATGTTGCAATTTTTATTGCAATTCTTATTTTATGGATGTTTATCTGGGCTAGAAAAAATCAGGATATTCCAGCAGGAGTTTGCTTGGGGATTGCCCTTTGTAAACCAACATTAGCTGCATTATTCGTTCTGTATTTTCTACTTAAAAGACGGTTCTCTCTAGTTTTTGTATCTATTATCACAGTAACTTGTCTAGCATTTTTAGGTTTAGCTTTGACAGGTAATTCTTTGACACAATTCGTCTCGGATGCATTTCATGGATTTTCCCTCTGGCAAAATGATCCGTCAGTTAGCCCTTATATATCTATCAGTCGTCTCGATTTGATGGTTGTGGGGCCGAGATTACTTCCTAATAACCCATTTTTCGCCAAGCTTTTGTCAAACTTAATTGTTTTGATACTTCTTGGTTTGGTGGGTTGGTATTGGTATCTACAACAATCTCTCACCAACTGGTCAAAAAAAATGTATTTAGCAGAAATAGCAATAGTTTCTTGCTTGAGTATTGGTATCACCTATTCGCAAGAAACGAGTTCTGTAATGTTAATACCTGCCGTTGTTTTTTTGCTAAATGATTTGCTGTATCAGATCAGGAATTGTAAATTTTCCAGGAGAAGAATGTCTATTTGGTTAGCAGGGGTTTGCTGTCTTGCAGTGCAAACAGCAGTTATTCATGGTTGGCTCATCCACTCTCTAGCAAAGCGATGGAACGTGAAAGCAGGAGAATTGCCATACATTATGAAAATAACTATCTTCGCTCTACCGAGTTATGCAGTTTTAGGAATCACTCTAAGTATTTTAGTCTTAGCAATTAGTTCCCTTCGTCAAAAACAAGTGATTAAATTTGAACCTTTGAAGCGAATTGAGATATAA
- a CDS encoding DUF2499 domain-containing protein gives MQALSIPTWIIHISSVIEWIVAIWLIWTYGELTGNRNWWGLSLAMLPALVSAMCACTWHYFDNAESLEWLVTLQATMTLVGNFTLWAAAYLIWRSTKSPNTVEPEPIKSEQ, from the coding sequence ATGCAAGCCCTTTCGATTCCCACCTGGATTATTCATATTTCTAGCGTTATTGAGTGGATTGTCGCCATTTGGTTAATTTGGACTTACGGCGAACTCACTGGTAATCGCAATTGGTGGGGATTATCCCTTGCCATGTTACCAGCTTTAGTCAGCGCCATGTGTGCTTGTACTTGGCACTATTTCGACAACGCCGAATCTCTAGAATGGTTGGTAACGCTGCAAGCTACCATGACCTTAGTTGGTAATTTTACACTTTGGGCAGCAGCGTATTTGATTTGGCGTTCTACCAAGTCTCCTAACACTGTCGAACCAGAACCTATTAAATCAGAGCAATGA
- a CDS encoding DUF3593 domain-containing protein — MISKETLFALSLFPYLGFLWFISRSPQMPRLALYGFYGTLVFVAITIPAGIYAQLHYGESLANIDWLHGGAEVFLTLSNILLVVGFGQAVRQLKMKN, encoded by the coding sequence ATGATTTCTAAAGAAACCCTGTTTGCACTTTCACTGTTTCCCTATTTGGGTTTCTTGTGGTTTATCAGCCGCAGTCCGCAAATGCCGCGTTTAGCGCTGTATGGATTTTACGGCACTCTCGTCTTTGTTGCCATCACCATCCCAGCCGGAATTTACGCCCAATTGCATTATGGCGAGTCTTTGGCCAATATAGATTGGTTGCACGGTGGTGCAGAAGTATTTTTGACCCTTTCTAATATCTTGCTTGTGGTGGGTTTTGGGCAAGCTGTAAGGCAATTAAAAATGAAAAATTAA
- a CDS encoding winged helix-turn-helix domain-containing protein translates to MYTSESTKYSARTDIGQTSRILVVEDEELIQEMLAVALEEEGYGVITAPDGRSAIEYLKSFETNSGELPFDLVILDLMLPQINGLDICRLLRHQGNPIPILMLSAKGSETDRVLGLEVGADDYLTKPFSMRELVARCRALLRRQRLSNLPQVPVLKFKDVSLNPQECRVLVRGQEVSLSPKEFRLLELFMSYARRVWSREQLLDQVWGPDFVGDSKTVDVHIRWLREKLEQDPSHPEYIVTVRGFGYRFG, encoded by the coding sequence ATGTATACCAGTGAATCGACCAAATATTCTGCAAGAACGGACATTGGGCAAACCAGCCGTATTCTAGTAGTAGAAGATGAAGAATTAATCCAAGAAATGTTAGCTGTAGCTCTGGAAGAAGAAGGTTATGGGGTGATAACTGCTCCTGATGGGCGATCTGCTATAGAGTATCTCAAAAGTTTTGAAACCAATTCAGGAGAACTTCCCTTTGATTTAGTCATTCTTGATTTGATGCTGCCGCAAATTAATGGGTTAGATATTTGCCGTTTGCTGCGTCATCAAGGAAACCCAATACCTATTTTAATGCTCAGTGCTAAGGGTAGTGAAACTGACCGCGTTTTGGGTTTAGAAGTGGGAGCAGATGACTACCTGACTAAACCTTTTAGTATGCGAGAGTTAGTGGCTCGTTGTCGCGCTTTACTCCGCCGCCAACGTCTAAGTAATTTACCGCAAGTACCAGTATTAAAATTCAAAGATGTCAGCTTGAATCCTCAAGAATGTCGTGTGCTAGTTCGTGGTCAAGAGGTGAGTCTTTCACCTAAAGAGTTCCGCTTACTGGAACTCTTTATGAGTTATGCCCGGCGCGTATGGTCACGGGAACAATTGCTCGATCAGGTTTGGGGGCCAGATTTCGTCGGCGATAGTAAAACCGTAGATGTTCACATTCGCTGGTTGCGCGAGAAATTAGAGCAAGACCCTAGTCATCCCGAATATATTGTGACTGTACGAGGTTTTGGCTATAGGTTTGGATAA
- a CDS encoding coiled-coil domain-containing protein, giving the protein MTTVGVKDSKQQLMQAFQQIIIQRKKLESRIATKQEEAEKAKSQEILQAASAYTVDSIVKGLADLQLEFGSILNGLSEKLAQENSKLDELNRAIEIETQRLQELQQIRVIADTLDVLSQEHQEKLKNLEQDTISKKEALEKEITIRRKEWQKEQAEYEEKLQTYNDLLAKDRQQEQEESQYKLETTRKLNTDSYEAIKRQQQREIQENSQNKNKDWAEREKILAERQPLFADYQQKVTTFPNELEEAVKKAREEAIKETSQKAKFEADLFEREWESSKQSYELKIQSLEETIKKQSEQIEGISTQLQTALKQAQDLAMRAFGSSNSK; this is encoded by the coding sequence ATGACTACAGTTGGAGTCAAGGACAGCAAACAACAACTAATGCAAGCATTTCAACAAATTATTATCCAAAGAAAAAAACTGGAATCTAGAATAGCGACTAAACAAGAAGAAGCAGAAAAGGCAAAAAGTCAAGAAATTCTGCAAGCAGCTTCTGCATATACAGTTGATAGTATTGTCAAAGGTTTAGCTGATTTACAATTGGAGTTTGGCAGTATTCTCAATGGATTATCTGAAAAACTAGCTCAAGAAAATTCCAAATTAGATGAGTTAAACCGAGCTATAGAAATTGAAACTCAACGCTTACAAGAGCTTCAACAAATCAGAGTGATAGCAGATACTCTAGACGTTTTAAGTCAAGAACATCAAGAAAAATTAAAAAACCTTGAACAAGACACTATTAGTAAAAAAGAAGCTTTAGAGAAAGAAATTACAATTAGGCGAAAAGAATGGCAAAAAGAACAAGCAGAGTATGAAGAAAAACTCCAAACATATAATGATTTGTTAGCCAAAGATCGCCAGCAAGAACAAGAAGAATCTCAGTATAAGTTAGAAACTACTCGTAAACTTAATACAGATAGCTACGAAGCGATAAAGCGGCAACAACAAAGGGAAATACAAGAAAACTCTCAAAATAAAAATAAAGATTGGGCAGAACGAGAAAAGATTCTCGCTGAACGCCAACCGCTCTTTGCAGACTATCAACAAAAGGTAACTACATTTCCTAACGAACTTGAAGAAGCCGTCAAGAAAGCTAGGGAAGAAGCTATTAAAGAAACAAGCCAAAAAGCTAAGTTTGAGGCTGATTTATTTGAAAGAGAATGGGAATCTAGCAAACAGAGTTATGAATTAAAAATTCAATCTCTGGAAGAAACTATTAAGAAACAGTCTGAGCAAATTGAAGGTATTTCTACTCAATTGCAAACGGCACTAAAACAAGCACAAGACTTAGCTATGAGAGCTTTTGGTAGCTCTAATTCTAAATAG
- a CDS encoding ribbon-helix-helix protein, CopG family, whose product MQKITVNLPQETIEVLKRLAEEQGITATAALRKAIATEDFLRSEAINKDAKVIIQEPNGVTKQIVFR is encoded by the coding sequence ATGCAAAAAATAACTGTCAATCTGCCTCAAGAAACAATTGAAGTTCTTAAACGACTCGCTGAAGAACAAGGTATTACTGCTACTGCTGCTTTACGTAAAGCGATTGCAACAGAAGACTTTTTGAGAAGTGAAGCAATCAATAAAGATGCAAAAGTCATCATTCAAGAACCTAATGGTGTAACTAAGCAAATTGTTTTTAGGTAA
- the hisA gene encoding 1-(5-phosphoribosyl)-5-[(5-phosphoribosylamino)methylideneamino]imidazole-4-carboxamide isomerase, giving the protein MDVIPAIDLLEGRCVRLYQGDYDRSQVFSDNPADVAKQWVDQGATRLHIVDLDGAKAGKVVNLGAIEAIAQAVSVPIEIGGGLRDRTSVQQVFNLGIQWAILGTVAVEQPQLVQQLCQEFPEQIIIGIDARNGRVATRGWLETSEVLATQLAIQMQELGAAAIIYTDIHRDGTLIGPNLEALRELAAVISIPIIASGGVSSVTDLLSLLALEHQGVSGVIVGRALYTGDILLKEALRAIGPGRIQDIPPNLDFSTFA; this is encoded by the coding sequence ATGGATGTAATTCCAGCAATTGATTTATTAGAAGGTCGCTGTGTGCGACTATATCAGGGAGACTACGATCGCTCACAAGTTTTTAGCGATAATCCTGCTGATGTTGCCAAACAGTGGGTAGATCAAGGTGCTACCAGATTACATATAGTTGATTTAGATGGTGCTAAAGCAGGTAAAGTAGTAAACCTGGGGGCAATTGAAGCGATCGCACAAGCGGTGTCAGTGCCGATTGAAATTGGTGGAGGATTGCGCGATCGCACCAGCGTACAACAAGTATTCAATCTAGGCATACAGTGGGCAATTCTCGGAACCGTTGCGGTAGAACAACCCCAGTTAGTGCAACAACTCTGCCAAGAATTTCCTGAACAGATTATCATCGGTATCGATGCCCGTAACGGCCGAGTAGCAACTCGCGGTTGGTTAGAAACCTCAGAAGTTTTAGCAACTCAACTGGCTATACAAATGCAAGAATTGGGTGCAGCCGCCATCATTTATACAGATATCCACCGTGACGGTACACTTATCGGCCCCAATTTAGAAGCTTTACGAGAACTTGCAGCAGTAATTTCCATCCCGATAATTGCTTCTGGTGGGGTAAGTTCTGTCACCGATTTGTTAAGTTTGTTGGCATTAGAACATCAAGGCGTGAGCGGTGTGATTGTCGGACGTGCCTTGTATACTGGGGATATTTTACTTAAAGAAGCATTACGAGCGATCGGGCCTGGACGGATTCAGGATATTCCACCGAATTTAGATTTTTCTACCTTTGCTTGA
- a CDS encoding coiled-coil domain-containing protein — protein sequence MVVKKPTDKNTKVEILQAYEELAKEKAALKSQLEQVAKENQSGTKQQPNLEQKTAMNQLSSVQEKMNNTIESLAKIQLGFGSAANELSEQLTTKASKLEEIRRDLEEEIQQLTQLHNLEISDDILDTLIQAYEDNTKAYQEEYTRRSEVLFQEILEQRNTWGKEQEEQQRAIKERNENLNKTRQRDASEYKYNLELQRQLENDEYEQEQKALYKQLEELLQETEKQWAEREKAIFEREKQFEELKAKVEAFPKDKEAAIKKATEEGKGIAHYQAKVKSDLYSKEVEGQKRFYEQRLQSLEQTITNQETRIQNLSKQLESALKQVQDLAVKAIEGTSNVNSYQAIKEIALEQAKTQAKNK from the coding sequence GTGGTGGTGAAAAAGCCGACTGATAAGAATACTAAAGTAGAAATTCTTCAGGCGTATGAGGAGTTAGCTAAAGAAAAAGCAGCGCTGAAATCGCAACTCGAACAAGTTGCTAAGGAAAACCAGTCTGGAACAAAACAACAGCCTAACTTAGAACAAAAAACAGCTATGAATCAGCTTTCTAGTGTCCAAGAAAAAATGAATAATACAATTGAAAGCTTGGCGAAGATTCAATTAGGCTTTGGCAGTGCTGCTAATGAACTATCGGAACAGCTAACCACAAAAGCCTCTAAATTAGAAGAAATTAGGCGAGATTTAGAAGAAGAAATCCAACAATTAACACAGTTGCACAATTTAGAAATTTCTGATGATATTTTGGATACTCTTATTCAAGCCTATGAAGATAATACTAAAGCCTATCAAGAAGAATATACCCGGCGTTCTGAAGTGTTATTTCAAGAAATATTAGAGCAAAGGAATACTTGGGGGAAAGAACAAGAGGAACAGCAACGGGCGATAAAAGAACGGAATGAAAACTTGAATAAAACCCGACAACGGGATGCTTCAGAGTATAAGTATAATTTAGAACTCCAGCGTCAATTAGAAAATGACGAATACGAACAAGAGCAGAAAGCGTTATATAAGCAGCTAGAAGAATTACTACAAGAAACAGAAAAACAGTGGGCTGAACGAGAGAAAGCAATTTTTGAGAGGGAGAAACAATTTGAAGAGTTAAAAGCCAAGGTAGAGGCTTTTCCAAAAGATAAAGAAGCGGCTATTAAAAAGGCTACAGAAGAAGGCAAAGGCATTGCCCACTACCAAGCTAAAGTAAAATCAGATTTATATTCTAAAGAAGTAGAAGGGCAAAAGCGCTTCTATGAACAAAGACTGCAATCTTTAGAACAAACTATTACTAATCAAGAGACGAGAATTCAAAACCTTTCTAAACAACTTGAATCTGCTCTCAAACAGGTTCAAGATTTGGCGGTTAAAGCTATTGAAGGTACTTCAAATGTTAATTCATATCAGGCAATTAAAGAAATAGCTTTGGAACAAGCAAAGACTCAAGCGAAAAACAAATAA